The following are from one region of the Ptychodera flava strain L36383 chromosome 15, AS_Pfla_20210202, whole genome shotgun sequence genome:
- the LOC139151831 gene encoding dual specificity mitogen-activated protein kinase kinase 4-like isoform X1, translating to MATPPQTGTTYDEPGKRRNLKLNFDSVKFTAKSPTECFTAGRPTQIERLRSHSLESTGKLNISPEETYEFTADDLEDCGEIGRGAFGTVNKMYHSKSGQVMAVKRIRSTVDEKEQKQLLMDLDVVVRSSDCQYIVRFYGALFKEGDCWICMELMATSFDKFYKFVYAQDETIPEDLLGKVTVATVHALNYLKESLKIIHRDVKPSNILLDRKGNIKLCDFGISGQLVDSIAKTRDAGCRPYMAPERIDLTATRHGYDVRSDVWSLGITLIELATGKFPYRKWNSVFDQLTEVVKGDAPRLINDDRQFSPEFSNFVNSCLTKDETMRPKYKELLKHPFIKRYEETEVDVATPFCEVLDRMPQSPQFD from the exons ATGGCTACACCGCCGCAAACAGGTACGACTTACGATGAGCCAG GCAAAAGACGCAACCTGAAGTTGAACTTTGACTCAGTGAAGTTTACTGCCAAGTCACCAACAGAATGTTTCACCGCAGGTCGCCCAACACAGAT CGAAAGACTGAGATCCCACAGTTTAGAGTCAACTGGCAAGCTAAACATTTCACCAGAAGAG ACATATGAATTCACAGCGGATGATCTCGAAGACTGTGGTGAGATAGGACGTGGTGCCTTCGGTACAGTCAACAAAATGTACCATTCAAAGAGTGGACAGGTCATGGCAGTCAAG CGAATCAGATCCACAGTGGATGAAAAAGAACAGAAGCAACTGTTGATGGATCTGGATGTAGTTGTCCGAAGCAGTGACTGTCAGTATATTGTACGTTTCTATGGTGCTCTATTCAAGGAG GGTGATTGTTGGATTTGCATGGAACTCATGGCGACCTCATTtgataaattctacaaatttgtaTACGCACAAGATGAGACAATTCCAGAAGACCTGCTGGGCAAAGTTACAGTAGCG ACTGTTCATGCACTCAATTACCTCAAAGAATCACTTAAAATCATCCACAGAG ATGTGAAACCATCAAATATACTTTTAGATCGCAAAGGCAATATCAAATTATGTGATTTCGGTATCAGTGGTCAGCTAGTTGACTCGATAGCGAAGACCAGGGACGCTGGTTGCAGACCATACATGGCA CCTGAAAGGATAGACCTGACAGCGACAAGGCATGGATATGATGTAAGATCAGATGTGTGGAGTCTAGGTATTACACTG ATAGAACTAGCCACTGGTAAATTCCCCTATAGGAAATGGAACAGCGTCTTTGATCAGCTTACAGAAGTTGTCAAAGGAGATGCCCCACGGCTTATCAATGATGATAGGCAGTTTTCTCCAGAATTTAGCAATTTTGTCAATAGTTG TCTTACGAAAGACGAAACAATGAGGCCGAAATACAAGGAGCTGTTG aaacaccCATTCATCAAGAGATATGAAGAGACAGAAGTAGACGTTGCCACACCATTTTGTGAGGTCTTAGACAGAATGCCTCAAAGTCCTCAGTTTGACTGA
- the LOC139151831 gene encoding dual specificity mitogen-activated protein kinase kinase 4-like isoform X2 translates to MATPPQTGKRRNLKLNFDSVKFTAKSPTECFTAGRPTQIERLRSHSLESTGKLNISPEETYEFTADDLEDCGEIGRGAFGTVNKMYHSKSGQVMAVKRIRSTVDEKEQKQLLMDLDVVVRSSDCQYIVRFYGALFKEGDCWICMELMATSFDKFYKFVYAQDETIPEDLLGKVTVATVHALNYLKESLKIIHRDVKPSNILLDRKGNIKLCDFGISGQLVDSIAKTRDAGCRPYMAPERIDLTATRHGYDVRSDVWSLGITLIELATGKFPYRKWNSVFDQLTEVVKGDAPRLINDDRQFSPEFSNFVNSCLTKDETMRPKYKELLKHPFIKRYEETEVDVATPFCEVLDRMPQSPQFD, encoded by the exons ATGGCTACACCGCCGCAAACAG GCAAAAGACGCAACCTGAAGTTGAACTTTGACTCAGTGAAGTTTACTGCCAAGTCACCAACAGAATGTTTCACCGCAGGTCGCCCAACACAGAT CGAAAGACTGAGATCCCACAGTTTAGAGTCAACTGGCAAGCTAAACATTTCACCAGAAGAG ACATATGAATTCACAGCGGATGATCTCGAAGACTGTGGTGAGATAGGACGTGGTGCCTTCGGTACAGTCAACAAAATGTACCATTCAAAGAGTGGACAGGTCATGGCAGTCAAG CGAATCAGATCCACAGTGGATGAAAAAGAACAGAAGCAACTGTTGATGGATCTGGATGTAGTTGTCCGAAGCAGTGACTGTCAGTATATTGTACGTTTCTATGGTGCTCTATTCAAGGAG GGTGATTGTTGGATTTGCATGGAACTCATGGCGACCTCATTtgataaattctacaaatttgtaTACGCACAAGATGAGACAATTCCAGAAGACCTGCTGGGCAAAGTTACAGTAGCG ACTGTTCATGCACTCAATTACCTCAAAGAATCACTTAAAATCATCCACAGAG ATGTGAAACCATCAAATATACTTTTAGATCGCAAAGGCAATATCAAATTATGTGATTTCGGTATCAGTGGTCAGCTAGTTGACTCGATAGCGAAGACCAGGGACGCTGGTTGCAGACCATACATGGCA CCTGAAAGGATAGACCTGACAGCGACAAGGCATGGATATGATGTAAGATCAGATGTGTGGAGTCTAGGTATTACACTG ATAGAACTAGCCACTGGTAAATTCCCCTATAGGAAATGGAACAGCGTCTTTGATCAGCTTACAGAAGTTGTCAAAGGAGATGCCCCACGGCTTATCAATGATGATAGGCAGTTTTCTCCAGAATTTAGCAATTTTGTCAATAGTTG TCTTACGAAAGACGAAACAATGAGGCCGAAATACAAGGAGCTGTTG aaacaccCATTCATCAAGAGATATGAAGAGACAGAAGTAGACGTTGCCACACCATTTTGTGAGGTCTTAGACAGAATGCCTCAAAGTCCTCAGTTTGACTGA